GACCGACCCGGACGGCACCACGCTTCATATCCGCCCGCAGGTGGTGGACGCGGGCCACCACTCGCGCCGACTGTTCCGGCTGACCGGCCTGGACGTGCAGGAGAACCAAGCCCGGCGGCTGCTCAACGACCTGGACACCTACCGGATGCATTCGGGCCAGACGGACGCGGACGAGGACTTCGTGGCCCACGACTGGCTGACCCACGTCTTCGAGCCCGCGGTCCGCTCGGTGCCGCGCGAGTTGCGCGGCAAGCTGGAGTTGCCGCAGATTTACCACGAGATTCTGGAGCACCGCTGGTTCATGTCACAGCGCGAATCCCGGTTCGTCCCGCTCGACGAGGCGGTGGTCAGCTACATCGACAACGTCCTCAAGCACCGCCGCGACGAGTCCGAGTTGATCCTGGCGGACACCCTCCAGCTTCCGGCCATCGACGACGTGCCGATGAGCTAGCGCCGACGCCGCACGGGTTCGCCGCGGCCGTTTGGCGCATCTTGCACCGGGGCCGCCGCTGGCCCGCCTGCGGGCGCTTGGCCAGGGTGCCCGGCCCGTTTCAACGGCGGCGTTTGGCGGCTTCGTAGAGGACGATTCCGCCCGCGACCGCCGCGTTCAACGACTCCGTGGCGGCGTCCATTGGGATGGAGACCGTCAAGTCGCAGGTCTGCCTGGTCAGGCGCGCGAGGCCTTTGCCTTCGGAGCCGACCACCAACACGACGGGACCGGCAGCCAGGTCGAGGTTGGCGGCATCGGCGGCCCCTTCGGCGTCCAGACCGACCACGAACAGACCGGCCTGTTTGAGGTCTTCGAGGGCTCTGTTCAGGTTGGTGGCGCGGGCCACCGGCACGCGGGCGGCGGCCCCGGCGGACACCTTCCAAGCGGTTGGCCCCATCTGGGCGGAGCGGCGGGAGGGGATCAACACCCCGTGGGCGCCGAAGGCGGCCGCGGACCGTAGGATCGCCCCCAGGTTGTGGGGGTCGGTGACCTGGTCGAGGGCGACAATGAGGGGCGGCTGGGCGGCGTCCTCCGCGATGCGAACCAAGTCCATGGCGGACTTGTACTCGTAGGGGGCGGCTTTGAGCGCCACGCCCTGGTGGTTCGCGCCGCCGGTCCGCTGGTCCAGTTCCAACTTCGAGGCCTGCCCAATCGGGATGCCCGCGTCGCCGGCGAGTTTCATGGCCTCACGCACGCGGTCATCCACGTCAATCCCGATTGCGATCTCTAGGCGCACGGCCGGCACCTGGGCGCGCAGCGCTTCGAGGACGGCGTTGCGCCCGGCCACGTAATCGGCGGCGTCTTTGGCCGCAGTCCTGCCGAGCTTGCCGGTCCTGTTCGGCTTGCCCGCTTGACCGGTCTTGCCGGCGGGGCGGATGGCTGCGCCCTGGGGGCGAGCTTGGTTGCGCTTTTCCATGGCCGCTTTGCGCTTGGCGGCGGGGTGGTAGGGCCGGTCTTCGGCCTTCGGTGTGGGCCCCCTGCCTTCGAGGGCCTTGCGGCCGCGGCCGCCCGATCCGATCAAGGGCCCCTTCTTGGAGCCGGGCTTGCGCACCGCTCCCCTACGCTTCGAGTTCCCAGGCATGGCCCACAAGCCTACTTGGCCGCCGCCGCCGCCAAGGCGAACTCATCCTCGACCCACGGCTCGGAAGCCTGGGCAGACTCCTCCATCGGCCCCCACTTCGCGGCCGCGCCCGCCGGAGCAACGTCTGGCCACGCCTCCGGCGCTGCCTGAGTTGCCTGAGCTGCCGGCGCTTGAGCAGGCTTTTCCCTTCGGTCCGCCGAGCCCAGTTTCTGTGTTTGGGGGGAGCCTTCCCCTTGCGAGCATGATCGTTCGGGTTTGGGTATGGCTCCGAGTCTTTCCAGTTTGACCCTGATGCGGTCGTTCAGCATTGGTTTGCGTTGCGGATCGACGCGGGCCGGCGGTATGACCACCGGGTGATGGTGGATCGGGTCGATCTCGGCTCGCCACCTGGTTGGGTCGTCGCAACCGGGGAACCACCCGGTCCCGTCTGGCAACTTCAGCGCGGGCTCCAAAAGCCGGTGATGCCGGTGACAGGCGAGGACGAGGTTTTCCAAACTGGTGTTCCCGCCGAGCACCCATTTTCGCAAATGGTGGGCCTCGCAGCCGTCCGGGCCGATCCCGCAGCCCGGGAAACAACAGCCGGCATCGCGTTGGCTCAACGCGATCCTGATCGCGGGCGGGATTCCCCGTGTCGCCCGACCGACGTCGAGCGGCTCCCCGAATGAGCCCGCCAGCACCGCCGCCCATTCCGCTCCGCAGATGAGCTGGTTGACCGCCTCAGGGGCGAGTTCCCCGCCGTCCTCCCCCAAAGTCGCGACGGGCGCGGCGGCGCCGAGTTGGTCTTTGGTCATGGTGACCACGAT
This DNA window, taken from Bifidobacteriaceae bacterium, encodes the following:
- a CDS encoding DUF4032 domain-containing protein, giving the protein VRLHLLGFYWGDVSLSNALFRRDAKEFSAYLVDAETGALHEELTDGQRAYDLDLARTNVIGELMDLEAGEMLEDELDPIAIGDFLVERYDQLWRALTEEETISSDARWRLQDRINRLNDLGFDVAEMSMSTDPDGTTLHIRPQVVDAGHHSRRLFRLTGLDVQENQARRLLNDLDTYRMHSGQTDADEDFVAHDWLTHVFEPAVRSVPRELRGKLELPQIYHEILEHRWFMSQRESRFVPLDEAVVSYIDNVLKHRRDESELILADTLQLPAIDDVPMS
- the rlmB gene encoding 23S rRNA (guanosine(2251)-2'-O)-methyltransferase RlmB, whose product is MPGNSKRRGAVRKPGSKKGPLIGSGGRGRKALEGRGPTPKAEDRPYHPAAKRKAAMEKRNQARPQGAAIRPAGKTGQAGKPNRTGKLGRTAAKDAADYVAGRNAVLEALRAQVPAVRLEIAIGIDVDDRVREAMKLAGDAGIPIGQASKLELDQRTGGANHQGVALKAAPYEYKSAMDLVRIAEDAAQPPLIVALDQVTDPHNLGAILRSAAAFGAHGVLIPSRRSAQMGPTAWKVSAGAAARVPVARATNLNRALEDLKQAGLFVVGLDAEGAADAANLDLAAGPVVLVVGSEGKGLARLTRQTCDLTVSIPMDAATESLNAAVAGGIVLYEAAKRRR